In one window of Porites lutea chromosome 8, jaPorLute2.1, whole genome shotgun sequence DNA:
- the LOC140945200 gene encoding melanocortin receptor 5-like translates to MENNKDITSSYITTCVLNAFLSYTAVTLNCLTIYALTKVSSLPRPLKTLLLSLAVSDLGVGLMVQPSYIATLVMEMEQKTENNPAHNISDQFLRFTLNLFGFASFLGVTFLSLDRFLAVYLHLRYQELVTHKRVSAAVISMWAFSAVLSFMRLWISAQILYIIFVIIYIFFLLTMTALNYKIYIAVRHHANQMQASLQAITAQNSGTEMRYAAAASRRTFGIGALLIYLAFSICYLPNVFALIIFLFSSTGTSRGFLDLFSLTLLFLNSTLNPLIYCWKLRQIRQAFINVLRSLITRCC, encoded by the coding sequence ATGGAAAATAACAAGGACATCACCTCATCATACATCACCACTTGTGTTTTGAACGCTTTCTTATCTTACACCGCTGTTACATTGAACTGTTTGACGATCTACGCCTTAACAAAAGTCTCATCACTACCAAGACCTTTAAAAACGCTGCTCTTAAGTCTGGCTGTTTCTGATCTGGGTGTTGGTTTGATGGTGCAGCCTTCGTACATTGCGACTCTTGTCATGGAAATGgagcaaaaaactgaaaacaatccAGCTCATAACATAAGCGACCAATTTTTAAGGTTTACGCTGAATCTGTTTGGTTTTGCTTCATTCCTCGGAGTAACTTTCTTAAGTTTGGATAGATTCCTAGCTGTTTACCTTCACCTCAGATATCAGGAACTTGTGACCCACAAACGTGTTTCTGCGGCGGTTATTTCTATGTGGGCTTTCAGCGCAGTGTTATCGTTTATGAGACTGTGGATCTCGGCACAAATTCTTTACataatttttgtaattatttatatcttttttcttttaactatgACGGCCCTTAATTACAAGATTTATATAGCTGTACGCCATCACGCGAACCAAATGCAAGCTTCTCTCCAAGCTATAACAGCTCAAAATAGCGGAACTGAAATGAGATACGCTGCAGCTGCAAGTAGGAGAACATTTGGAATCGGAGCATTGTTGATATATCTTGCTTTTTCAATTTGTTATCTGCCGAACGTGTTTGccttaattatttttctcttctcaTCAACAGGCACCTCTCGCGGTTTTTTAGACCTGTTCAGTTTGACTTTGTTGTTTCTTAACTCCACATTAAATCCATTAATTTACTGTTGGAAACTAAGACAAATTCGACAAGCTTTCATTAATGTACTACGGAGCCTGATAACGAGGTGTTGCTAA